In Zygosaccharomyces rouxii strain CBS732 chromosome D complete sequence, one DNA window encodes the following:
- the GPI15 gene encoding phosphatidylinositol N-acetylglucosaminyltransferase GPI15 (similar to uniprot|P53961 Saccharomyces cerevisiae YNL038W GPI15 Protein involved in the synthesis of N-acetylglucosaminyl phosphatidylinositol (GlcNAc-PI) the first intermediate in the synthesis of glycosylphosphatidylinositol (GPI) anchors homologous to the human PIG-H protein), with the protein MKSQVSVIKDQRYSLSIEKDDRETFVKFTVIPSSYALKSVVNFLLLIVLNSIAMKTCHDKLELPFYKAVMLRLAIFVVTSMFLRKPTIESMTVIRNYGVEVTKENGLVVCPNSWIQPWIQRSDFLARDLIVDVIINEGFVKNQQVIFYLAILVREAKRLTLLFSVCAL; encoded by the coding sequence ATGAAGTCTCAAGTATCAGTTATAAAGGACCAGCGGTACTCATTATCGATTGAAAAGGATGATAGAGAGACATTTGTCAAATTTACAGTAATCCCCAGCTCCTATGCATTGAAATCTGTGGTGAATTTTTTACTACTAATTGTGTTAAACAGTATAGCTATGAAAACCTGTCATGATAAGCTCGAATTACCGTTTTACAAGGCTGTTATGCTTCGACTGGCCATATTCGTAGTGACTTCGATGTTTCTCAGAAAACCAACCATTGAATCCATGACTGTAATACGAAATTACGGAGTCGAAGTAACCAAAGAGAATGGGCTTGTGGTTTGCCCCAATTCATGGATACAACCTTGGATCCAAAGATCAGATTTTTTGGCAAGAGATTTGATTGTGGATGTTATAATTAATGAAGGCTTCGTGAAAAATCAACAGGTAATCTTTTACCTAGCGATTCTCGTTAGAGAGGCCAAGAGATTAACGCTTTTGTTTTCAGTATGTGCATTATAA
- the BDP1 gene encoding transcription factor TFIIIB subunit BDP1 (weakly similar to uniprot|P46678 Saccharomyces cerevisiae YNL039W BDP1 Essential subunit of RNA polymerase III transcription factor (TFIIIB) which is involved in transcription of genes encoding tRNAs 5S rRNA U6 snRNA and other small RNAs) codes for MSSVVNKSGTRFAPKLKPRSVPAVANKAKPAPPIPNPPKPTNSDDTAVADENDEDDDGDEDESGEDDEFDESRENSPDKGALPDNESTQVSTSSASKSSAPLQTSTQLSIPSSASQRRRSSRLDSLSNASNGRPLFKPNFEDSSDEGRLSTISKNAPKKVRATTIPEKDAALQALKRRRMSVRSVATKKPGSAKRIGIVSKIDTPDSDVHTATAISDPGQKKESSVELFQRTDSLYEKYTIRSLKEIPKDIQDTDSERYMIDEQEFTMAELCKPKLPIGTPSENFERAKLAGMIKFEKRKSRRELRKRAREEFKSLKSLNREVEEKELEDRKEAREKLLHTEVPEFSQSQSALQLKMGQDGKMILDEDSTVVDRHRNATFENRQKERVDENPFENLYNSSTYGRNVYTDPWTTEELIKLYKSLSMWGTDFNLIAQLFPYRTRKQIKAKFINEERKHPVIVELALRSRLPADFDQYCLDTKKEIGTVVEFNEKLEQIKIRHEEEMKEIEAAKANAKEEDSKNVKTVGVVGKKSSGGFRTEELKAYRKTEVVLGTIDDVRRKKEEEVAEEA; via the coding sequence ATGAGTAGTGTGGTTAATAAAAGTGGTACACGTTTTGCTCCCAAACTTAAACCACGTTCTGTTCCTGCGGTTGCAAATAAAGCTAAACCTGCACcaccaattccaaatcctCCAAAACCTACGAATAGCGACGACACTGCAGTTGCcgatgaaaatgatgaggacgacgatggtgatgaggatgagagtggagaagatgatgaatttgatgagtCTCGTGAAAACTCTCCAGATAAAGGTGCTTTACCGGATAATGAATCTACGCAGGTTTCCACATCATCTGCAAGTAAATCCTCAGCACCGTTGCAAACCTCTACACAATTATCTATACCATCTTCTGCGTCTCAAAGGCGCCGTTCTAGCCGACTAGATTCACTGAGTAACGCTTCAAACGGTAGACCTCTTTTTAAGCCAAACTTTGAAGATTCTTCTGATGAAGGCAGACTATCAACTATATCTAAAAATGCTCCCAAAAAAGTCAGAGCTACCACCATACCGGAGAAGGATGCCGCTTTACAGGCCTTGAAAAGACGCAGGATGTCGGTTCGCTCTGTAGCCACCAAGAAACCAGGATCTGCCAAAAGGATTGGTATAGTCTCTAAGATAGACACTCCTGATTCTGACGTGCATACCGCAACTGCAATTTCAGATCCTGgacaaaagaaagaatcGTCTGTTGAGCTGTTCCAGAGGACAGATAGTCTCTATGAGAAATACACTATAAGAAGCCTAAAGGAAATCCCCAAAGATATTCAAGATACTGATTCAGAACGATATATGATAGACgaacaagaatttaccaTGGCGGAATTATGCAAACctaaattaccaattggtaCACCATCTGAAAACTTTGAAAGGGCCAAACTAGCAGGAATGAtaaaatttgagaaaagaaagtCACGTAgagaattgagaaaaagAGCAAGGGAAGagttcaaatctttaaaatctttgaatagAGAGGTAGAGGAAAAGGAGCTGGAAGACCGTAAAGAAGCTcgtgaaaaattgttacaTACCGAAGTACCTGAATTCTCGCAGTCACAAAGTGCccttcaattgaaaatggGTCAGGATGGTAAGATGATCCTTGATGAAGACTCTACAGTTGTGGATAGACATAGAAATGCGACTTTTGAGAATCGCCAAAAGGAAAGAGTTGACGAAAATCCATTCGAAAATCTTTACAATTCAAGCACTTATGGTAGAAACGTTTACACTGATCCGTGGACaacagaagaattgattaaacTCTATAAATCGCTTTCCATGTGGGGGACAGATTTCAATCTGATAGCGCAGCTGTTCCCTTACAGGACCAGGAAGCAAATTAAGgcaaaatttatcaatgaagaaaGGAAGCATCCTGTGATTGTTGAATTAGCACTGCGATCGAGGCTACCTGCAGATTTTGACCAGTACTGTCTCGATAcaaagaaggaaattgGTACTGTTGTTGAATTTAACGAGAAGCTGGAACAGATCAAAATAAGACATGAAGAGgaaatgaaagaaatcGAAGCCGCCAAGGCAAAtgccaaagaagaagactCTAAGAATGTTAAAACTGTAGGAGTTGTTGGTAAGAAGAGTTCAGGTGGGTTCAGAACTGAGGAATTAAAGGCATATAGAAAGACAGAAGTCGTTCTCGGTACAATTGACGACGTgaggaggaagaaagaagaggaagtAGCTGAAGAAGCATAA
- the TIM17 gene encoding protein transporter TIM17 (highly similar to uniprot|P39515 Saccharomyces cerevisiae YJL143W TIM17 Mitochondrial inner membrane protein involved in protein import 16.5 kDa inner membrane protein required for import of mitochondrial precursor proteins), whose translation MSADHSRDPCPIVILNDFGGAFAMGAIGGCVWHGIKGFRNSPMGERRIGAMSALKARAPVVGGNFGVWGGLFSTFDCAVKAVRKREDPWNAIIGGFFTGGALAIRGGWKHTRNSAITCACLLGVIEGVGLMFQRYAAWQAKPMAPPLPEASPQPQPLQA comes from the coding sequence ATGTCTGCAGATCATTCGAGAGATCCATGTCCTATCGTTATCCTAAATGATTTTGGTGGTGCTTTCGCCATGGGTGCCATTGGTGGGTGCGTTTGGCATGGTATTAAAGGTTTTAGAAATTCTCCAATGGGTGAACGTAGAATTGGTGCTATGAGTGCACTAAAAGCTCGTGCCCctgttgttggtggtaatttCGGTGTATGGGGTGGTCTTTTCTCAACTTTTGATTGTGCTGTTAAAGCTGTTAGAAAGAGAGAAGATCCATGGAATGCTATAATAGGTGGTTTCTTTACAGGTGGTGCTCTTGCCATTAGAGGTGGTTGGAAACATACGAGAAACAGTGCAATTACTTGTGCATGTCTATTAGGTGTTATCGAAGGTGTTGGTCTAATGTTCCAAAGGTATGCCGCTTGGCAAGCAAAGCCAATGGCTCCACCTTTGCCAGAAGCTTCACCACAACCTCAACCTTTGCAAGCTTGA